TTTCTATCAATATTCAGGCAAAGAATTAGTTGATTCTTGCACATACACACTCAATTATACCAAGGAACTCGTGGTAATAGTCCTTAACGTAGAAGAACGTCAAAAGATGGGATTAGATTAATCAAGCACTAAGAAGAGACAAAGTTAATAATCAAAAGGCTGATTTTAATCTTTTTTCAATGTTTTCAATGTCACTGACAGTTTAAAAAATATTATGTACTAATGTACCCATTAACAAAGCCAAAATTAATACTTCAAAGATACAATATGGCACAATAATCCAACAATCATAATCGATAAAATATTTATCGATAGTAATaaacaaatcaaattaattAGACAGCGCCGTAAAGAAGCAGATTCTTGCTGAACTTAAAATGCATCAGCTTCTTTTTTATGCAAAAATCAAACTAATCAAAACAAACAGAATAACCACTTAATCATATTGAAGCAAAGTGAATTGCGATTCATActaaagaaataaccaaaaaattAAACCAATTTGACCAACTAACTATCAAAGTAGAGTTAGCCTGAAATTAGGGCTCGATTATGCTTAAATTGCGAGGATGgtgttccgggtgtggaatgagaacagctgactgtgggatactGGGTTCCTGTTGAGAGTGCCGGTTGGtatctgcacaacagaatggattaactagcctcgggggtggttcgaggatcccctccgatgcttaagtaagattactgagagattaagagatgattagatagtaagaaagaagtgtgtttaagtgtttgtgtacctcatagcaataaatgaggtgctccttatatagaccaatcACAGGGTACGATCAGGTGGGTCCCTTGTGTTTagatagcgacctgttgatagtgaCCCATGGTTGGTTATCTTCATGATAGTGCCGGTAGGGGTCTTTCCAATATTGCCGGTAGCCCTTCTGTTCCTGATATGACCAGATTACCTGCAGGTTAAGTTTACCTACggggagttctgccggtaccacgtggtgccggtaggacaccccgtacaactagccccctcagagtaagCGCATATATGACGATTGCTGCGCTTGCTCTGATTAAACCGGAAAAAATAAGTATTATTTTGATACCTGgtggtacaactagccccctcagagtgaagTGCGGGCGTAGACTGTGTTGCTGGTGTTTTTTGAGGAAAGACCGTGAACAGTTTGCCGACTGCCTTCGCTCTGAATGAAGAATTACATTGCTAGGTCCTTTGGAAAAAACATTCGGGCGACTAGCCCCctaattaagaaaaaatatttggacgactagcccctctggggaaaaaaaaacatttggatgactagcccccttgagaaaGAATATTTTGACGATTAGCCCCCTTAGATAACATTTGGATGACTAGCCCCCTAATAAGAaaaaatatttggacgactagcccctttagaaaagaaatatttttcggcaactagcccccttgataaCATATTTGGACGACTGGCCACCTTGAAGATGCTGTGGGTGACTAGGCATTATTTGAATTTTTATCTTGCAAGTGGCGGGAGATTGTTACCCACGTTCTCCCACGTGGCCTTCATCCCGAGCGTTATTTGGTGCGCTTAATCTGGGTCGTTGATTTTGAGTGTAACTGACCTTTTAACTGCTTGACTTACGGGTCGTGACGTTTTGCATACCCCCCTTTGACCCATAAAAGCCCTTAAcctcttcgagattttttatttcacccacttttttcttgaacttccgacctttctctctctcttcccctGGGGTTTTTCGCTGAACTTTGTTGCTGTTTGATTCTCAAGCTTTTGCTGTTgttgtggtttgaattttccaaGGTTTATTAGCCTCCCTTTTCGTTGTTGCTGAATTTCGGGtttttcttcctctcttttatTTTTGTGCTTGATTTTCTTTCGTTTCTGTGTTTTTTGTAGGTTCTCCCTGTTTTTCTCTTTCGCGTGCTTCATTTGTATTTCAAACTCCAGAAAAACAGTAGGTACCCCCTCCTCTATTTTGCTACTCTTTGCtatacatatatttttgtttttgcttttctGTGGTgtaaaattttttaattatccGCCGCCTTAAAAACAAAATGACCAAAAATTTGGGTGGGGACAACCCTTCTTCTCAGCCTTCTGGGTTTACCGGTTGGAGTGTTCCTCAAGAGAGTAATTGTAGTTGGGCCCGGGAGGAGCCGTACTCTCAATCTAATTTAAGACGGACTGCCATTCGTGAGGTTTATGACGAGGGTTTGAATCAGGCTGAGAGAGAGCGTTGTTATGCCCTACATCATCTGCGGGCTCGAATGATACGGGAAATGAGGTCTCATGAGCATCCTATTCCAGCTTCTGAGCCTGCTTTAGATGTTTCTCCCCTTTCGGTGCGGTATTATATTCGTGATTACCGGGAATTCTTGGATTCCGCCGGCAGTGGCCACGGGCAGTATGGAACTAATACTGGCAACTTCGGTGTTTCTTTTGGTCAGGCTGATAGGATGGCTTCCGAACAACCGGCTAGCACTAGTGGCCGCCGCCCTGGTAAAGAGCCTGGTAATGATGATATTGATATGGCTACCGGCGAATACTCCGATGGTGATTCCATCTTCGAGGATTCCGCCGGCAAGGATGTTGATGATCATAggggtgatgatggtgatgatgctgGCGTTTCTGGTAGGAATGACGCAGACACTGGAGACGACGGTATTGGTTCAGATGATGACGATCCGGCCGACGTGATAGTCGCTGAAGTTCTTGCGGATGAGGCTAAAGAGCAGCCTTATTTTACCGACGACTCCACGGATGTTCATAGGAAAGAAGAACTCCCTCCCTTAAAAAGTCTTCCTCGTACAACCGCGATTTTGACGTCTTGGCGCGATCTGATCATAAAGAAGAATCATGTGGTTCATGGAGGGACTTTTCTTGGATTGCCGGCTGAGTATAAGCTGGTAGTGCCGGATGAAGGTGCAACTATATTTGACTGTCCTCCCGGCCATATTGCTGTGTATGCGAAGCATTTCGATTTTGGGCTTCGCTTTCCTCTGCACCCTTTTGTTGAGAAAATATTCCGGGCTTGGAATGTCTGCTTGGCCCAAGTTACCCCTACTACCATCAGAACTGTTATCTCATATGCCTGGTTGTGTTTGTTTAAACAATGGCCGCTGACGTTGAATTTATTCAAGCGGCTGTTATGGTTGAAGAAGGATGGAGAGACGGGGTGGATGTCGGCGTATAGCGCAACGAAGAGAAAGACTGTGCATCCTCCTTTGTCGAGCTGTAAAGATTGGCAGGATCGCTTTTACTTCGTTCAAGTTCCTGACGGCTTTTTACTCCGACGGACTTTTACTAAACCCCGGCCTCGAATGGAGCAGTATAACCAGCGTGGTTGGGCCGGCGGGAGAGAAAGGCTTTTGATTATTTGGCGTGTGACATTTTAGATGTCGGCCTCAGCAAAAAGCAGGCTGTTAATCGGAATTGGCTCCCTAATGCCTATTATATTTTGGGTAATCAGCCCTTGTCCGCTGTCGGCCTTTGCAACACCCACTGCTTTGGTAATCATATTTTTAGCTGAATGGGATGTACTTATTATTGCTATTTATAGCTTTGTGTATTGCATAAGTTTTTTGCCGGTTTTAATTGAGTCGTTGTCTTTGCAGGTACTAAAACATTGGATAGAGAAATTCTCGGATTTGACGAGAATTGGAGACCTGTATGCACGCAGCCTCCGCCACCTAAGGGAAAGTACGACACCATATCAACGTACTCCACACGGGCCTCCTCCCGTCGCTCAACTGCTACTGTTGCAAAGAATCGTGTTGCCGGCGGTTCTAAAACCAAATCTTCGTCTGTCTCTATTCCAAAAACTGTGCAACCGCCCACTATGCAATCTAATCCAACCGGCCGTGGTGGGAAGACTCGAAAGAGGTTGTCACTTACTAGTGGGCGTTCTGACCCCACTAAGAAGTCTAAGGCCGCTGGCGGCGATGATGTTTCGGCTGCTGTTGACCAATACGAAATCCCTGCTGACGATGTTTTCAAAAAGACGGCTGATTCTGCTGTTGCGGTTCACCCGTCTCCGCAGCCGTCCATTGAGATTTTGGACGTGGAAGGTGGTGGCGGCGAGAATGAGGCTCCGTTTCAGCACTGTGCCACGTCGGCCGCAGTGACAGGGGGTAATTCTAGTATGCCTCCTGTTAGTCGTAGTGAGAATCGATCTGGTGATTCTCGACTGAATTATCATCTGCCGCTTCGTACCGGCGGTTGGATTAAGGATACCCCCTTTAAGATCCCGGAAGCAATGAAATCATGGTTCGGGTCTTCTGGCGGCGAACCCACCGATCAGTTCTACCCACACATTGATCTGTTGTGTGGGGAGTCGGTGGCGACCGATTCTGCTAAGGACGGTGGGGATTTGGGCTACCGTGCTTTTCGGGATCTGATAACTCCTGCTGACAGGCCACAGGGTCAGATTGACGCCCCTGCTGCTCAGCATTTCAACGATTTGTACAAGGTATTTCTTGCTTAGTTTGTTACAACTTTCTATCCGGCTATTTTTGATTACTCACTTgcattttgttttgtttcttaGGCTGTTCAATCCAGCATGGATTTGTATTATGTCTATCGTTGGAACCAGATGCAGCTGACGCAGAATAGCATTGATATTGCCGAGCTGAAGAAGCGGGCTGAGGCGGCTGAATCTGCTTTGAAGATTAACGAGAAGAAGTTGGAGAGTGCTTCTTCGGATTTGGAGGCGGCGAACCAAAGGCTGGAAGAGGTTGAGCCGAAGCTGAAGGCTGAAACTGAGAGGGCAGACGGTCTGACTCAGGAGCTGACTGATCTTAACCAGAGTTTGCCTGTGGTGAAGAAGACTGCCGCCAAGAGGGCTGTTGATAAGCTTCTCCAGTCTGACTGGTTTAATGATATTCTTACTCTGCGCCATAACGGTGGTTGGTGCGCTGCTCATCGGGTCGTTTGCCATGTGAAGAAGCTGGATGAGGATGGGTGGCAAGAATTTGAGGATGGGTATGAGGAGAAAGAGCTGTACAAGGTTGCTACCGGCTTTGAGCCTCAGGAGCTACCCGAGGCTGTGATTTGCAATGCCAATCAAAGAACCTTGCCCCCCTTGCAAGTTCCAGAAGATGCCTACTGGTCTGATGATGAGCATGCCGTTTGACGGTCTTGGCAGTCATCACCCTCCTCCTCTTGCGGATCCTCTACTTTTCCCAGCCGGCCTCATACATGTTAGGGTTTTTTAGTTTAGGCGGTTGGCTTTTGACTTTTTGCCAGATGCTGTTAGGGCACTTATTGTTGATGTAACATATCTTAGAACATCGTTTTATTGTAAGGGTGTCGGTTTTTAACCGACATCTTTTGTGCCTTGTGATCAGCTAATCACTTCGCAAGATTTTTTGGTGATGGCTGTCGGTTTTTAGTGTTTTTCTGCTGTAATCATGCATTTATAACAAGTAGTTTTTGATTGTATGTTTACTTCATTTTGCGTATGATACTTCCATTTTATTAGCATGAGCTCTTGTTTGTTGTCGGCCTTTCTATATTGTTAACTTGTTGAAAGATACACTTCGAAATGAATGTTATACTTCGAAATGGAGTGCATCTTAACAGCGTTTATTTTCTCTAACATTTTTAATTACAACAACTTATTATGGACtactacgcttcacagtaaaatGCCCATACGGCATCTAGTTTCTTTACGGCTACTAATCACATCCACATAATTCgctgaatgctacgcttcacaatggagtgccctttaccggcatttattttctccaaagttacTAATCGCATCAAcctattatggactgctacgcttcacagtaaagtgcccaaacgacatttattttctttactgttactgatcacatccatacacttcgttgaatgctacgcttcgcaatggagtgccccttaacggcatttattctctccaaagctactaatcacatcaacttattatggactgctacgcttcacagtaaagtgcccaaacgacatttattttctttactgttactgatcacatccatacacttcgttgaatgctacgcttcgcaatggagtgccccttaacggcatttattctctccaaagctactaatcacatcaacttattatggactgctacgcttcacagtaaagtgcccaaacggcatttattttctttactgttactgatcacatccatacacttcgttgaatgctacgcttcgcaatggagtgccccttaacggcatttattctctccaaagctactaatcacatcaacttattatggactgctacgcttcacagtaaagtgcccaaacgacatttattttctttactgttactgatcacatccatacacttcgttgaatgctacgctttgcaatggagtgccccttaacggcatttattctctccaaagctactaatcacatcaacttattatggacttctacgcttcacagtaaagtgcccaaacggcatttattttctttactgttactgatcacatccatacattacCTTTGCGTGTTGATTTATACAGcgtttgttttttgcttttttcttcCTTCATTTATGGACTGGTCGTATTTGAGGACCGCCCTAATTATACATAATCAGCAAAATTCAGGCTGCTATTGCAATCAGTCTGCTCATACATCATCATTACAGCTTTTTCAAACGTAGTACTTTCTAAGAGTACTAGCGTTCCAGGAGTTCTTGAGCGCGGTACCATCCATTTGCATTAACCGGTATGATCCAGGAACAATTTCCTCCCATAtctggtatggtccttcccaattggCTGTCAGCTTTCCTTGAGCATTTCCTTTTCCTGTTGCCGCCGTTCTCCGCAGTACCAGGTCTCCTACTCCTAGAGGCCGGTGTttcactttcttgttgtatgctCTGCTCATTCTTCTTTTGTATGCTGCCGAACTGACTTCTGCTTTCATGCGGATTTCTGGCATGAAATCCAACTGATGTCGCATCAGCTGATCGTTTCTCTCCTCATCGTAATGCTGGATTCGCATGGTTGGCAGAGCCATTTCTGCCAGTATGACAGCCTCAGACCCGAAGCTTAACTTAAATGGACTCTCGTCGGTAACCTCCTTGATAGCAGTTCTGTTGCACCACAGAATTTCTGGCATAAGATCTGCCCATTTGCCTTTACAGTCTTCTAGCTTCTTTTTCAGTGCAGCCAGGATTTGCTTATTCGCCGCCTCTGCTTGCCCATTGCTCTGTGGGTGACATACTGACGAGTGAGCTAACTTTACTCTGTATAATCCCAGGAAGCATTGTATGGGTGCACAATCAAACTGTGATCCATGATAAAAAACTATTGCCTGCGGCAGCCCGAatcttgttattatatttttccatatGAACTTTTTCACCTGGTTTGCCGTTATTTTTGCTACCGgctctgcttctatccacttggtgaagtagtccACTGCTACTATTAAGAACTTGCGCCCTCCAGCCGCCATTGGGAATGGTCCAAcaatatccattccccattGTGCGAATGGGATTGGGTTCAGAATGGGCATCAAATCATTGGCCGGCAAGTTTATCACAGCTGAAAACTTTTGACATTTCTCGCACTTTTTTACATAAGCTCGAAAATCTTCTAACATTGTTGGCCAGTAATAGCCTTGCCTTTGACAGATGATGGCAAGGGGTTTTCCACCGGCATGGTTCCCACATGTTCCTTCGTGCATCTCTTCGATCAGCCTTGCTGACTCGAATGCTGTCAGGCACCTTAAGAATGGCAGGCTAAATGACTTTTTGTACAACCGTCCCCACAGGATGATGTACCAAACCGAGTCCCTTCTTGTCTTTTTGGCTTCTGCCAAATCTGCTGGTAGGGCTCCAGTCTGTATGTATGTTTGGATATTATCGTACCATTTTGAGGTAGTTGTGATGGCCATGACCCGTATTACCTCCGACTCCGTACTTCGCTTATTCATGACTTCCATCATGACTGTTCTTTTCAAGTCGGCgacatttgaacttgctaaCTTTGATAGTGCATCTGCCAGTGTGTTTTCTGCTCGGGGTACCAGATTAATGCTGAATTTCTCTAGCTGAGCCGACACCGACCTCAACTTCTCCAGGTATTTGACCATTGAAGGTTCTTTGGCCTCATATTCTCCGCTGAATTGACTTGCTACCAGCTGGGAGTCTGTTGTCAGTATTACTCTTTTGGCATCTGCTGCGAGGCACATTTGGATGCCGGCAATTGCTGCCTCGTATTCTGCCTCGTTATTTGACGCGTTGAACGTAAACTTTATAGCATACTCAAAAATGTCTCCTGTTGGCGATTTCATGATTATTCCAGCCCCACTGCCTGTCTGTGCAGCTGAACCATCCACTGACACATCCCATACTTCAGCTTGTACTTCATCTTCTTGGTATGACGCTTCAACTATGAAGTCCGCCAATGCCTGGGCTTTGATTGCAGTTCTTGGCCGGAATTCCAAGTCAAACTCGGACAACTCTATTGCCCATTTTAGCAACCGGCCTGATGTATCTAGCTTGCTGATGGCTTTTACGAGAGGAAAATTTGTTAGTACTTCGATTGTATGCGCATCGAAGTATGGTCTTAACTTTCTAGCCGCGATGAGGACTGCATATGCCATTTTTTCCACCAACGTGTATCTTGTTTCCGGGCCATTTAGCACATGGCTCACAAAATATACCGGCTGCTGCCCTTTGTTTTCTGTTTCGGCCACCAGTACTGCTGCAACTGTTTTTGGCGACGCCGATATGTACAATTGTAATTTGCCGCCCTCTTTTGCCCTTGCTATTGTTGGCAGGTTCTTTAGGTGACTTTTTAGAGCTTCAAAAGCCTCTTGCTCTGCCGGCCCCCATTTGAACTTCTTGTTTTGCCTCAGGGTTGTGAAGAAGGGCATTTGCTTATCTGCCGACTTGCTCACAAATCTGTTTAAGGCGGCCATTTTTCCTGTCAACCGCTGTATGTCTTTTACGCTTTTGGGTTGCGGCAGACTGATGATTGCTTCTACTTTTTCAGGGTTAGCGTCTATGCCACGCTCGCTGACCAAGAAACCCAGGAATTTTCCCGACCTTactccgaagacgcatttttttgggtttaatttcatCCTGTATTTTCTCAAAGTTTCAAAAGTTTCTCGGAGGTCGCTAACATGATCCTCCTCCTTCCGGCTTTTTACGATAGAGTCATCTACATAGACCTCCACGTTTCTGCCTTTTTGGTCGGCAAACACCTTGTCGACCAGCCTTTGATATGTTGCCCCTGCATTTTTCAACCCGAACGGCATCGCCTTATAACAGAAAACTCCTGCATCCGTGATAAAGGCCGCCTTCTTCCTGTCTGATTTATGCAGGTTGACCTGATGATACCCTGAGAAAGCATCTAGGAAACTGAGCATTGCATGACCGCTAGTGGAGTCTACCAGCCTATCAATCCGTGGTAATGGGTAGAAATCTTTCGGACATGCTCTGTTAAGGTtggtgaaatctacgcacattctccaTGACCCACTTGACTTTTTTACCATTACTACGTTTGCCAACCATTCAGGGTAGTCACATGGCTCAATAAAACCTGCCGCCAGCAGTTTATCCACCTCTTCTTGTATTGCTGTCATTTTTTCCATGGAGAAATTACGTTTTTTCTGCCGTACAGGCCTAACATTTCTGTCGGCGTTTAACCGGTGGACCATTATCTCTGGATCGATACCAGGCATCTCATCCGCCGAGAATGCGAAGATGTCCGCGTGCTCCCTCAGCAAGCTTATGAGGTTAACCTTCATGTCACTCCCCATTTCTGTACCGATCACGACTGTTCTATCCATGTTTCCAACTTCCAGCTCGATATTTTCTGTCAGACCATCTGGCATTGGTCTTGGTACTGATACCGGCCTCTCATCAAAGTGTTCCATGTTCAGGTCGGTTCGACCCCTTTTTGTGCAGCTCTTCCTTTTTGACAGTTGTTCTTGTCTTGCCGGCTTAGTAGTCAAGTGTACCTCTTGCCTTGCCGGCTCAGTAGTCAAGTTCACTTCTGGGACCATTCTTCCCGGTGTTCTCAAAGCAGTCAAGTAACAGGACCTTGCCGCCAACTGACTTCCCCTTATCTTTGCCGGCCTTTCCAGGTTCGACATATATATCATTGTCAAGTGATAGGTGGAGACTACCGCCTGCACGTCATGTATGAATGGGCGACCGATGATCACATTGTAGGCCGCTGGTACTTTAATGATTAGGAAATCCACCATGAGATCTCGCATTTCAGATCCTTCTCCGATTTTCACCGGCAGCCTTATACTACCCTCTGGGTACACTGTAGATCCTGAGAAACCGATTACTGGGTAGTTCACCCTTTGAAGCTCGTCCTCTGGTATGCGCAATTGTTTGAAGGCTTCCCAGAAGATGATGTTTGCTGAGCTGCCGCCGTCTACCAGTACTCTGTTCACATCGGCATTTGCTATATCAATTGTAAGAACTAGTGGGTCATCATGCGGGAAAATGATGCCTCTGCAATCCGATTTCGAGAACGTCATCACTGGTATGCTGGGTGGGTTAGGCCACACTCTTGTGTTATGAAAGTTTACCATGTGCCTGTGTTCCTCCAAGCTTTTACTGGCGCCGCTTATTGTCCCTCCGTGGACTGGACCGCCATAAATTACATACACGGGTAGTTTTTTCCCGCCATCCCTCTGTTCTGCTCTGGCACTGGTTTCCGGCTGTTTTTGCTCGATTCTAGGCGGCTGATATGGCTGCTCGATTCTAGggtattgttgttgattttgctgTTGTGGCCGGTATGAATTGGTAGGGTTTCCCCCCACCGAGTTGTTGTTACCATTTCTTTGCCTCGCCCTATACTGTGAGAAATACCCCTTTCTGACCatatcctcaatgttgtctttgagGTCTCTGTAGTCCTCTGTTAGGTGGCCGTGCTCATTATGGAAGTCACAGAATTTCTTGACATTCCTTTCCCTACTCTGCATTGGTGGCGGCCTTCTCCAGCCTCCATCTTGttgtttatgttataaattgcCGTCCGCGCTGTGTTCAGCGGAGTGTAGTTATCAAAGAGTCCTCTAGACTCCCTTCTGTCTTGCCGGCTTCTCTGCCCTTGTGGATTGGCATTtctgttattctggtttctctgGCCTGCCCCTTGCTGATTATTGCTTTGATGAAAATTGTTTCCTCCTTTTCCCGTCTGTGGGTTATAGCCTGGATTTTACCCGACATTTCCGCCGGTTGCCACTACCACATTGGAGATCTTCATCATTTCATCCCCCCTGATGTACTCGTTGGCCTTGTGCAGGACGTCACCCAGATTGGTGTATGACTTCCGGCTGAGATATTTCTTGAATTCGCACTCTTGCATTCCCCTCATCAGAGCCAGAACAGCAACCTCCTGCTGCAAATTGGGAATAGTGATTGATTCGTTGTTAAAGCGGGTGAGATAATCTCTTAACGGCTCTCTATCTCTTTGAGCGAACGACATCAACTCTCCCGATgatttctttctcttctgtttGCTCACAAATCGTGACAAAAACGACGCCTGCAGCTGTCGGAAACTGTATATGGAGTGTGCCTCTATGCCCTTATACCAGCTCGCTCCAACTCCTAGGAGTGTAGATGGGAATACTTTGCACCACATGGCATCAGAATCAGTGTACAGCATCATGTGCTGTTCGAATGTGGTGCAGTGATCCTCCGGATCCGTCGTCCCATCGTATCTCCCTGTCGGTATTTTTATCCTTTCCATCCTTTCTTCTAGGATTTCTCGGCACACAGGAGAATCCTTTGGCTGGATTGTCTGCCGTCTAGCTATCTGTAGAACCGGCGCTCTTCGTTCATATTCCGCGATGGGGACTTGCTCTGTTTCAGGCCATTCTGTTTCCGCCGGATCCGAGCGCTTTCTTTTTTCTGGGGTGTTTTCTTGATTCAGGGCGGTTAGGAGATCCCTAACAGGTAACTGGGGAACTGCCGACCTGGTCTTTCTTAGACTGCCGACTGACCCTAGCTGCTGCGAGGCTGGTAGCTCTGACAAAGCGGCCATCACCGCTGACAGTGTTTTCAATTGCTCTCCCGTGAATACTTCCGACAGGGGAGACAGGCGCTCCTGCAGCGTCTGCTCCAGTGGAGTTTTCGGTTGCTCTCTGGCAGGGCTTTCTATTTCTAACTCATCATCGTCCTCCACTGTAAATTCCCTTTGTGCCGGTATTGAGGTGTTTTTTGTTGCTGGGCTTATAACTGATTGTGCTTGTGACGGATGGGCGGGGTTTAGAAGTGAGGGTTGGAACTTGGAGGTTGTCGCCGGTTGCGGGGTTGTTGCTTTTTCTCgacttttctttgattttttaccGTCTTTCTGTGAGAAATCCATGCTGACTGTTCTACCGTTTCAAGGGATaaggtcccctccttctagcgccaattgttccgggtgtggaatgagaacaACTGACTGTGGGATACTGGGTTCCTGTTGAGAGTGCCGGTTGGtatctgcacaacagaatggattaactagcctcgggggtggttcgaggatcccccctccgatgcttaagtaagattactgagagattaagagatgattagagagtaagaaagaagtgtgtttaagtgtttgtgtacctcatagc
This sequence is a window from Spinacia oleracea cultivar Varoflay chromosome 1, BTI_SOV_V1, whole genome shotgun sequence. Protein-coding genes within it:
- the LOC130463178 gene encoding uncharacterized protein: MQSNPTGRGGKTRKRLSLTSGRSDPTKKSKAAGGDDVSAAVDQYEIPADDVFKKTADSAVAVHPSPQPSIEILDVEGGGGENEAPFQHCATSAAVTGGNSSMPPVSRSENRSGDSRLNYHLPLRTGGWIKDTPFKIPEAMKSWFGSSGGEPTDQFYPHIDLLCGESVATDSAKDGGDLGYRAFRDLITPADRPQGQIDAPAAQHFNDLYKAVQSSMDLYYVYRWNQMQLTQNSIDIAELKKRAEAAESALKINEKKLESASSDLEAANQRLEEVEPKLKAETERADGLTQELTDLNQSLPVVKKTAAKRAVDKLLQSDWFNDILTLRHNGGWCAAHRVVCHVKKLDEDGWQEFEDGYEEKELYKVATGFEPQELPEAVICNANQRTLPPLQVPEDAYWSDDEHAV